A region of the Paramormyrops kingsleyae isolate MSU_618 chromosome 6, PKINGS_0.4, whole genome shotgun sequence genome:
GGGTGTCTTTACACAGAAACTTACACGGTAAGTATATGTAGCTTCTGTTATGTAATCCTCCTTACATTTTGTCAATGAATGATTTTGGTGGTTAATGTCTGTCCATTAGTTGTTTGAttactcactcactctctgtctctgtctctgtctctctctctctctcaccctctctctctctctcaccctctctctctctctcaccctctcCCTTTCAGGCAACAACCAGAATCCTGGATATTTGGTGTCATGTTTCAGGACGTTGAAGCCAAGTCAAATTTTTGCGGGTGTTATCACACTTCAGTGGATAACATCTCCCTTTATACTAGAAGGTAGTAGGAGCCGGTCTTGTTCAGTGGAAGACTTCCAAGACAACAGGACGGCTCATGTTATGGTATACATGCACCATGCTTGTTTAAAGTAATGTCTTAGACCTCCAGGAATCAGGTGCCTCAGACAGACTAGGCAAAAGAGCGAGGCAGCCCTACCTGTTTGAGTCTTGGCTGCAGGGACGACTCTGACAGCATGAGTAGGCTGGCAGTCCACCTCTGCACACTTGGCTGTGTGCTGCTCTGCTCCGCTGCCGTCCTCCTGGAAACGATTGAGTTGGACCACGAGACTCATCTTACCTGTTCACAGGTAAGTTCTGAGTTTTAAAAGCCCTATCCATCATTCCATTGTTGATATGCTTTTAAATGCTTCGAGATTATAAATCTCACATTTTTCTCACCTTAGGCTTAGGTGGTGACTGCAAAAATTTCACGATTGTTATGTTTcctttttaatttaatcattaaatttttttttgcaagcatCCATCCACCCATGTCCAGTGTTTAGTTCTTATTGAGTAAATATGTCTTTGAGTACCACGGACCTGCACCTTTCTTGGGCCTGGCTCTGGATTATTGAACATGTTTGACATtcatggatggatgcatggatagatggatggatgggtggatggatgggaaaAGACTCTTTACTCCGGTCTAAAAGAAGCTTGAGCTAACAGCAATACTGTGAAGAGTGTACAGAGTTTCCTACCCACAAATAACCTAAACAAAGCTTGAttttgtttctctctctctccggtGGTGCGTTTTTCAGACTGACTCATTGACTCATTTGCCTACTTGTATGAGATGTGATGTTGGTTTGCATGCAGGCGTGCGGGGGGGGGCGAGGAATGtgcgcatgcatgtgtgtatgcattgtgGTGCTTCTTTGTTAGCGTGTGTGCATTTGCGTGTagctgtgtgtgagcatgtatGTGCGTTTTCTTTTTGCCTGTCCCTCTTGGTGGTCAACTGGTGAAATCCACATCCGGACAGAAACATAATTGAGTTTGCACCATACGATTTTACCCCTCTCTGGCCAGTGAATTTTATACGAATTTCATCAACGGGGACCCCCGCGTAGGTATTTTCAGATGTAGTGGACCTTGACTTTTTGTTCCTAATGATGGAATTTGGCCCAGGGGGGAAAATAGTTGGGGGCCGCTGTTCTGTAGCAGTATGCGCGTAcccgtgtgtgtgcgcgcgtccGCAGAAACGTGCAAACAGATACATAAACATTTACAAAAGTTGTAGGTTTAGTTCTTTAGTGTAATATCAAAATCTACCAGCTTTCCAGTTGTTTTAGAGATCTTGTCCCACAGAATATTCTCGTAGAATACCTTGCAGGAATGAACCAGAATCGCTGACAGGTAGGGAGGTGGCCACAGCAGAGTTTTGCATAACTGACTAATATAAAAATGGGAAGTCAAATGTTTACTGAACAGAACAGATTGCTGTGTATTACCTGTGTAATACCTTTGTTTTTATAGTTGAATTATTTTGCAGACTTTTATGGTGATATGCAATACAAGGAATAAAACCATTATTACATAGGCCTGTTGTTACTAACAGAAGACTAAAAATCGCAACATAAAATTTCTTACTGcaacatttatttgtttgtgcatttattttatgaTTAATATCCGACAAAGGGGTtattataggaatgaaagaaaTGAAGAAGTGAAAGAATGGGGTCATTCTGTCCTCCCTTTACTCATCCGACTGTTGTGATAGCGACGTGTTCCTCATTGCGTAGTGAGCAGCTAGCTCTGTTTATCACTGCTCGTTTATTATTAAAACCAAAATTAAAATTTTCAGCAAAATGACGTGATTGTGCGACGTTGTTGTTACTAATGTCAGTGGCTGTTAATAAGTACAGTCATCATGCTGTGACACCTGATTCATTGTCCCTGCCTTAGGACTTGAGTACAAGTGTAAAGAGCGAGGAGACACACTGATGGGATTTATGTGTTGCGCAGGGTCTTGTATACGgctgtgcacgtgtgtgtgccacAAAAATGCACTATTGTAAGTTTTGTGTCTCTAAAGCGTATCCAACCCAATGCAGTGACCATAACCGGCTGTAACTTGTCTCTTCACAGGACATACGTGAGTGCACAGTGAAGGGTGAGTGAAAGTTTGCTTTTGGCCTTGAGAGTGATTTGGCTGGACGCTGCTGGAGACACAGTTGGGCAGAGAGTGGTGTCACATGACGAGAAGCTGGTCATGTCATGCAGACAGAACTGTTTGAAATATCAGAAGGGACTTTTAAAAGGCTATTAAAAGACATGGACGTGTAAACAATGCCCAGCGCTTCACATAAAAGCTTTGTCTAAGCAGATGGGTAAAGGGATAATGCAAAACCTTCGATTTGCACACACATATGGCTGCTTCTGTGAATGAACGACCTTCAAAATTTGGACAGCTATTAGACAAAACCTAGTAGATACTCATCAATGATCTCTAAAAAAGGAGCATGTTTGTTCTGCATCACTGAGATCACATCAGTCGCTCTGTAGATGATTGTACGTGCGATAATACAAAGACATGTTTTCTGGAATCTGCTTGTTGACACCTAATAAATTAACTAGTAATTCACATCAGGTGCTCTAATCTTGGAATGTACACGGATGTGAAATACAGGGATTCACTAGGAAACACTGCCTTGCTGTATGTTACATATATCTGCTCTGAGACTGTGTCTATCCTGTGCTGTTCTGTAGATGGGGAGCAGCCTGGATATGGATCTGACCCTGTAGCAATATTGACACTGGAGCTGAAAGCTTTGTTGTGCTGCCATGACAGCCGGGACTGCAGACCCTGTGTAGAGATCTACCTTACTGTCAAAGGTACCCCCATCCCTGTGCTTCACTCAGCTTCACCTCCTCTGGCCTCTTCTGCTCATACCTGTATGCACGATACACTCATATGCTCCTCATCGACCACCAGGGTTGCTGTGCATCTGTttgtctacctgtctgtctgtctgtctatccacCTTTCTGTCCAGCCTACCAAACATGCATCATGTCTGACAGCTACAGACTGACTATTCGATTAAACAATTCACAAGTACTCTACACTGTCAGAATAAAAGGGTACAGCCCTGGTATAGTTTTGTGCCCTAAGGTACAAACCaaattaatgtacccccaatggtacaaaatgttccttaaaaggtacatttacatACAGCTTAtggtacaactggcagaccctcgagggtacagccccagtgataagtaattgtaccctcaaaggtacaaattggaactttttttctgacaatgTGAAACATGTTCTCTGTGCATATCAACATGAGTACAACCCCCAATATTGTTCAAACAGCTCAGTGAGTGCTACTCTGTATTTGTATGACCAAGTTTTGTCGCCATTTACCTGCTTATATGGCTGCTTGCTGTCACGCCGAATAATCAAACAATGTCACAGTGTGTGTAGTCATATAGGCCCTTCCTTCATTCTTCTTGTCCAGCTCTAGGTTGTCCTGCATTGAGGACGGCCTTTTTGACTGTGCTGAAGGGAGCACATTCATTTTCTAGCTGCTTCGATGTTTTGAAAGCAGTATCAGTCACTTAAGCACACTTAAAGACTTCACACGTCTCCTTTCTCTAGGTGTCAAGTTGCTAATTTAGTGCCTTGTCCATTGTGCAGTGCAATCAAGCTCTCTTTAAaaagaaagttttttttgtacCTTACAAGGTGTTACGGCTTAATAGGATTGTCAGAAATGTTCTGTTGTCATGCCAAggtttttatacatttaatgCTCTGGTTAACTTCTAATAGTCTTTGCTGTCAACTTGACTTTCTTACAATTCGTTATCAGCTCTCGTTTCTGGTAGTGATTCAAAGCTCCACTGTACCAGGCACATCCATGTGCATGAGCGTGTGATGATTGTGAAACTACGTGCGCTCTGTCACTCATAGAACTCTATGAGTCTTATGCGGGGTCTTTATTCTCATTTATATTGCATCACATTAATCATTTCAAGCTGAAATGTACTTTATAGTGGCctgattatttttattgatggAATGTCATtagtgggggtggggctgaCAAAAGGCATAGACCAGAGATGTATGTACCTGTGACCACCCTAGTCATTTGTGTGATTGGTGGTAATGCTAGTGCCCCCTATTGGTCCCTTTGTATTGTAAACTCTTAGCTAATGATGCTCAAGGCAGCCATATCGTCTCATGCTTGATTGGTGCATTGTCTGCTACAGGGTCCTATGGTGAATCAGAGGGATCAGGGGGACACAGCGATGAGTACGGCGCCACCGTGAGGGACACGGGAAGTGGGAGCAATGACAGTCaacccagctcccccccccacctgtcagGTCTGAGTCAGAACCTGCCTCTGCTGCAGCTGTCTCACTCTTCACATAATTGTGTGGGTGGTACGCGTGGGGGTGTATTAAGCACACCCTTACTGTTTGCtgcctctttcttttttatAGTTCTGTCCTTCGTAGTGTGTCACACCACTGCGAGCTCTATCAGTGTATGCAAGATAATAGAGTTCACTCTGAGCCCTGCTGCACTGGAGGACCCCGATGAGCCCGAGGTAAACACAGTTACTACTAATCTACTCACTGCTCATAATTCTATGAAGTGTACCCAAGTCTCTGTGTACACTACGTGGCTCTTCAGACTACAAGAGTGTTAtttatacataaattatatttctgGTAGTGCCGAGTGTCTAATTTGCACTTTAGTTTGCACTTGAGCTTATAGCTCTTGAGTTCCTCTCTGCTCCAGATGTGGCTGTCCCTGGTGGTATCTGATAAATTGGCCTTCGGAAGCCATCTGTTTGTGTCCGTCCAGGCTGTGAACAAGAGCATCGTGTTGCCCTCTCAGCAAGAAGGTATGATCACTCCTTTCTTCATAATATGTGACAGGGAAACATTAGCAAAGCCCCTGATgtcattttgattggccgacAGAAGGCTGCGAACTGTTATGCTAAGAATTCTCAACACTTAATTAACTGTAGTGCCTGGTATTAGGAGAGCTGCTCTAGAGCTTATACCTGTCTATTAAGTTATTAAGTTATTGTGGGAATTGCTGCCATTCTGGGATGTGAAGAAAACAGAGCCCGATGAATTAAAAACACAGAACTTCCCCTCTTTCCCTCTCAGTCTGCTTCACAGACCACAGGGAAATTGTGAAAGAGTGTGATGGTAAGTGGCCACACTCACATTTACTGTTCACCAGTTGTCAGGATCAAAGGTGAATCTGCATGCTTGTAATTTAACCTGGCAGGGTTAATTATTCCAAAAAATTATTCATTGTCATAATGGCATTTTGATGTTGCTAATGTTGTGATTAAATAATTAGATTTATAGACAATAAGTACTAAAAGCTGCGATAATTATGTACCCTGGTAGCTCATGCCATATTTACCAAAACATGTAACATCCTACTTTTCACCCAAGAAGTTCACACTCCTTCTgagcatttttttctgcctGCTGATTGGGTGGTTTGCCTGTCAGTTCCAAAGCTGCACACTGTGATTGACTGGACGAAGGAAGTGGCCATAGTGTACCTGGCCAATGAGGACAAAGACACCTCGGCTTCACTGTCCATGTGTCTGAAATACGAAGAAACAGGAGATTGCATATATCAAAAATGGGTCAGTTCTGTCCTTTAATCCTGAGACCTTGTTCTGTGGCAGAATTTTCTGCAGATTATCTTTACtttggtgttttctgtttgcaGGATCAAAAAGAGAATTTTTCAATTCCGTTACATTCTGTTACTCCCTGTCTTTGTATTCAGGTACTGTAACCTTCTAATGATTTCTATAGTGTGTATGATTAGACCTTAGTAATCTGAAGTTATATGGCCTTTTCCAGAGATTGATACTCCACAAGTCAGAACATGCAGTATATTGTGGAAAAGACTAACTGGTGcaagttttatgtttttttacaatatgtttttttttaacacacacTGTTCCTTCTCCCTTCTGGAATAAGGCATGGTGGATGAAAATGGATGCCTTGCGTGTGAACAGCTGTCCGTTCAGTGACCTCAAAGGTAAGAGCTTTGTCTGCTTAGTAACTTTTCGGCTGGTTCAGTTACCAAACAGATCTGGCCAAGAGTAAAGCAATGAAATCGTAACAGAAAACCTGATGTGTTCATGGTGTATGTTTGTCATTAAACAACCATCAGAAAGAGACCTGGACATATTAAATGTTTCATGGGCATTATACTTTTCTCCTAGAGTTTTTCAACAACACCTGGAAAAACGTCTCGCTGTTTGTGGAGCCCGTTCAGAGCAATGGGGGTGACACAGTGCTCACTTGGAATCTTAGCTCCCCCTGCAGGGTGGAGGCTGAGCTGTGGTTGTGTGAAAAGACAGTGGAAGGAGCTCTGCGCGGCTGTAAAGAGATGCAGGGCTCCAGGGTGCGTTTGAGGAAAGACCAGGACTTGGAATGGTCTGTCAGTTCCCGAGAGTATCTGGTATGTGTTTAAATGAGACTTTTAAATGCACCAGCCAAGCGGCATTGTTTTTACGAACAGTTGCTTTCAATGACCTATTCTGGCTATAAAAAATACGTCGGCTTCGATTCATTTATGAATTtctctttatttatttcctcATCTCACTAAGTTTGGAAAAGAAATAATGAGTTAAAATGATTACTGGTATCTGTCTTACATCTGGATTACCCTGCAGAAGTAAGGACATAAATCAAAGTGGATCATTATACAGGAGAGGTCAAAAATACTGTATAACATAAGATAACAATATCACACACATTTAACCAAACCCCTATAGTGGCAGCACAGTCGGTTTGTTTTGTCCATTGCCATATGCCGCTCACATGGTAAAATATGTCTGCTAACGTCCACAACGTCTGCTTCGGACGTCTCTCGCTAAATTTGATTAAGGCTCTTATGGGACCTCGTACATAATTATGAGGGAGTGGACGTCACTCAATAGGACGTAAGTCGATTGATGACAGTATGTGCTTTAATCTGAACATTTTGGCATCTGGTGACATCTGTCAACCTTTGCAGGGAAAAGGAGAATTTATTGATGTACTTCCCCATCCCATGCTCTGCGTAGCGGTAAGATTCTCTTTCCTGTTTGTCTAAATTCTGGATTGTGGGTTCGTTAAGCTGAGTCTAACCACTCCCTGGCTTTCTGCGCAGGCAAAAATATACAGGATGAGCGGCGTGTTGGCCATCCAGTGTCCTTTTGCAGGTGGGTTTGCAAGTCTCATCttctaatgcagtgtttcccaatctggtcctcagggacccacagacagtccacattttgagctggggggggggggcaaaaagttgactgtctggcagggagctcagagggagcaaaaacatggactgactgttggtccctgaggaccagattgggaaacactgcactaaagCTTAGGGCAAGTACTTATGAAGGTACATAATTGCATTTTAAACTATGTGAAGATCATTTCATATACCAGTGTTAACATGATGTTTTCTTAAAGACCTAAGAAAACAATGCTCA
Encoded here:
- the LOC111847822 gene encoding interleukin-17 receptor C, with the protein product MSRLAVHLCTLGCVLLCSAAVLLETIELDHETHLTCSQDIRECTVKDGEQPGYGSDPVAILTLELKALLCCHDSRDCRPCVEIYLTVKGSYGESEGSGGHSDEYGATVRDTGSGSNDSQPSSPPHLSVLSFVVCHTTASSISVCKIIEFTLSPAALEDPDEPEMWLSLVVSDKLAFGSHLFVSVQAVNKSIVLPSQQEVCFTDHREIVKECDVPKLHTVIDWTKEVAIVYLANEDKDTSASLSMCLKYEETGDCIYQKWDQKENFSIPLHSVTPCLCIQAWWMKMDALRVNSCPFSDLKEFFNNTWKNVSLFVEPVQSNGGDTVLTWNLSSPCRVEAELWLCEKTVEGALRGCKEMQGSRVRLRKDQDLEWSVSSREYLGKGEFIDVLPHPMLCVAAKIYRMSGVLAIQCPFAAPRRNWTLLVLVTLLLICLIVLVAHVLHGSLKGDADRGHVVLLFPPDTEPALPGLVYRLGSMLSAAGFSVSGDLWSRGELCTLGAVPWLHAQLENLQRKGGKAVLIVTQTAWELAEAWLQDTGRRPFSHPYPDVFVAALSCILADQLQGLAGRRFALVQFDSLPPTAPASGHPFPELFQGLSLYSLPSQRLDFLMELVAPCGWAGSWLGRLKARLWVWALGLYKARGLHRHWLSRRFQGGTRSLQGTLWETAHLRPGPSA